Genomic DNA from Paenibacillus donghaensis:
GGGGGAAGATTGTACAAAGATGTCAGCATGGTTTGACAGTGATGAGCTGATCTTTCCACTGACGGTTCGATCCCGATTGCCTGGAGATACCATAAGAGTCATGGGATTAAACGGAAGCAAAAAGGTAAAGAATATTTACATTGATGATAAAATACCTGCTTCCCAGCGTAATTTAATTCCTCTCGTGTGTGATGGTCTGGGTAATATTGTCTGGATTCCGGGCGTAAGACGCTCGATGCATGCCGCAGTAGGGCGGCATACAACCTCGGTACTTCTGTTGTCCATGGATAGCAAGAGTGGCAGAGAAGAGCCGTGAAGGCTCCAATGAAGGTTTTGATATGGATAATTTAGGAGGTTCGCAAGTTGCAGAACGATATTCAGGAAATCTTGATCAGCGAAGAGGAAATTCAACAAAGAATCAGGGAGCTTGGCGCCCAGCTGAGCACGGAATATGCAGGACGTACGCCTTTAGTCATTTGTGTGCTCAAAGGCGCGTTTATATTTATGGCAGATTTGGTTAAAGTGATTACAGTACCCGTTGAAATGGATTTCATGGCAGTATCCAGCTATGGGGCATCAACTAAGTCCTCCGGTGTTGTGAAGATCATCAAGGATCTGGATGTACCGGTTGATGGACGTGATGTACTAATTGTTGAAGATATTATTGACAGCGGCCTTACGCTCAGCTATCTGATTGAACTGCTTCAGGGCCGGAATGCATCATCGATCGCAGTGGTTACGCTGTTTGATAAGCCTGCAGGCCGTACGGTCAATCTCGAAGCCGGTTATACCGGATTTGTATTGCCGGACGAATTTGTGGTAGGCTACGGACTGGATTACGCCGAACGTTATCGGAATCTTCCTTACGTCGGAGTGCTCAAGCCGGAGATCTATTCGAACTAACTGATCGGCAGCCCTGGATCCCTTGAATCAGATACCTGAACTTTCCATATTTGAGGTGTCCCGACAGGCTATGGTACAATAACTTGAGTGTTGTGAGAGGAGGTAGGGGATGAATCGGTTCATCCGGAATTCTGGTTTTTATTTGATTTTATTTTTAGTTGTGGTGGGCATTGTCCAGTTTGTGAGCAATGGAAATGAAGCCGCCGATTTCCCTAGATATGACGAGTTGAGGCAGGAACTTGCCAAAGACAATGTCAAGAATCTGACGGTCCAGTTTGAAGACAATGCTTTTAAGGTGACAGGTGAATATAGAGAGTTGACGGGTGATTCTAAATCGAAAAGCTTCTCCACATATATTCCCCCTACAGATGATGCGTTGACTCAGCTGGTAGCAGCCAGCGATGCAAACGGCATCGAATACGTCCAGAAGAAGATGGAAGGCAACAGCATCTGGCTGACATTCCTATCCTCCATTATTCCGCTGGTTATCATGTTCATTCTGTTCTTCTTCCTGTTTAATCAATCGCAGGGCGGCGGCGGCAAGGTCATGAATTTCGGCAAGAGCAAGGCCCGGTTATATAATGAAGAGAAGAAGAAGATCAGCTTCGAGGATGTTGCAGGCGCGGACGAAGAGAAGCAGGAGCTTGTCGAGGTCGTGGAATTCCTGAAAGATCCGCGTAAGTTCGCAGCTGTAGGCGCACGTATTCCTAAGGGCGTACTGCTTGTGGGTCCTCCCGGTACCGGTAAAACGTTGCTTGCCCGCGCTGTAGCTGGTGAAGCGGGTGTTCCGTTCTTCAGCATTTCCGGTTCGGACTTTGTGGAAATGTTCGTTGGTGTCGGTGCATCCCGTGTACGTGATCTGTTCGAGAATGCCAAGAAGAATGCTCCATGTATCATCTTTATCGATGAAATCGATGCGGTTGGACGCCAGCGCGGCGCCGGACTCGGCGGCGGACATGACGAACGCGAGCAGACACTCAATCAGCTCCTGGTGGAGATGGACGGATTCGGAGGCAACGAAGGCATCATTATCGTAGCGGCGACTAACCGCGCTGATATCCTTGACCCTGCCTTGCTTCGTCCGGGACGTTTCGACCGTCAGATTACGGTTGACCGCCCAGATGTCAAGGGCCGTGAAGCTGTCCTTGCGGTTCACTCCCGCAACAAGCCGTTGACCAAAGACGTTCGCCTGGATGTTGTAGCCAAGCGTACAACCGGATTCACCGGTGCGGATCTGGAGAACCTGCTGAACGAAGCGGCCTTGCTGGCTGCACGCCGTAACCGCAAGGATATCTCCATGCGCGAGGTGGATGAAGCCATTGACCGTGTTATTGTCGGTACAGAGAAACGCAGCCGCGTGATCAGTGACCGTGAGAAACGGATTGTGGCTTACCATGAAGCGGGCCATACGATTGCCGGCTATTTCCTGGAGCATGCAGATATGGTTCACAAGGTAACGATTATCCCGCGCGGACGCGCCGGAGGATATGTGATTATGCTTCCGAAGGAAGACCGGATGATTGTTACCAAGCAGGAACTGCTTGATAAGGTAACCGGACTGCTCGGCGGACGTGTGGCTGAAGAATTGTTTATTGGCGAGATTGGCACAGGAGCCTACAGTGACTTCCAGCAGGCTACACGCATTGTGCGCGCCATGATCATGGAATATGGGATGAGTGACAAGCTTGGACCGATGCAGTTCGGCACTTCTCAAGGCCAGGTATTCCTGGGCCGCGATATTGGGCATGAGCAGAACTACAGTGATTCCATAGCTTATGAAATTGATCAGGAAATGCAGAACTTCATTACTGCAAGCTATGAGCGCTGTAAAGAACTGCTCATCAAACACTCCAAGGAAATGCATCTGATTGCCAACACCTTGCTGGAGAAAGAAACGCTTGAGCTTGAAGAGATTTCTCAGCTGATCGAACAGGGTTACCTGAATGAAGACGGCAAGCCGGATGAAGCTGGAGCCGAAGCGGTTGCGAACGAAGCCGGAGAACCAGTTATTGATTCTATCGGTGATGTGCGTGTCCGGATTCAAGGCAAGGATGATGACGGTAAACCTGAGCTGACCAAGGAAATTCCGAACAAACCGGAACCTGAGGCAGACAAGGAACCTGGAGATAACAACAATAACGGCGGCGGAAGCCTGGTATAATTGTTCAGGACCGCTGCATAAGCAAGCTTAACCGGAGAACTCCACTGTTCTCCGGTTTTTTTTCGAAATATAAGAAAGGATAAGTTTCTCCTAATCCTCTATACTTCTATTTTCCGCAGAAACGGATGTTGTTCTCTTGCAGAGGACGGCGAAGCCGTTTTTTCTTATCTCCCAGTACTTCATCCGATTAGGTCGGGCTGTCCGTTCACATTGACAGGCGCTGGAACCTTGTGTACATTAGTGATTAATATATTAACTATGTAAGAAGTGCACGTTCTATTATCAATTTAACTAGAATGCGCCGGCATACAGCCGTGAAGACATAAGGGGGATAACAAACAGTGGAAGCTCTGGCGCTGGAGCGCAAGCAGGAACAGAATCGTGAATTACGTATACGTCTTGAACAGCTGAAGAAAGAACGTAATGCCATTATCTTGGCGCATTATTATCAGCGTGACGAAATTCAGGAGGTTGCTGATTTTCGGGGCGACTCTTTTTTACTGGCACAGAAGGCAGCCGAGACAGATGCTGAGGTTATCGTGTTCTGCGGGGTTCACTTTATGGGGGAGAGCGCAAAGATTCTTGCACCAAACAAGATAGTGCTGATTCCCGATGAACGTGCCGGCTGTCCCATGGCCGATATGGTGAACGTGGAGGGACTGCAGAGGCTCAAAGCCCAGCATCCTAATGCTAAAGTGGTAACTTATATTAACTCTTCCGCCGAAATTAAGGCAGAAACCGATATTTGCTGTACTTCAGCTAATGCTGTGAAAGTTATAGAGTCTCTTGATGCAGAAGAGATTATCTGGGTACCCGACAAGAACCTGGGCCAGTATGTGCAGGACCAGACCGGCAAGAAACTGATTATCTGGGAAGGCTATTGCAACACCCATGATATGCTGACCGTCAAGGATGTGGTGGAGATGAGAGCCAAATATCCGGAGGCGGAATTCGTGGTTCACCCGGAATGTCGTCCCGAGGTAGTAGCTATGGGCGACTATGTTGGCAGCACCACATCGATCTTGGAATATTGCCGCAAGTCGGAGCGCAAGCAATTTATTGTGGGCACCGAAGACGGAACCGGCTACCAGCTCCGCAAGGACAGCCCGGAGAAGGAATTCCATTTCGCCACCAAATTCCTGGTCTGCCCCAATATGAAGGTTAACAACTTAAAAAAGCTGGTAAAATGCCTGGAGACAATGAAGCCGCAGATTTATGTGCCGCCCGCTGTTGCCGACAAAGCCAGAACTTCCCTAGAGCGCATGCTACAAGTCCGGTAGCATGCGCTACTCTTTCGTTGAAACAGGTGAAACGCGGTCATGATTCCACAATATTTGGTTGATTTTGATCTAGGAGAGCTCCCCGTAGTCCAAACGGATTGTATTGTCATTGGTTCAGGCATCGCTGGTCTGTTCGCAGCCATCAAGGCCAGTGAGGACCGGCGGGTGATTATGATAACCAAAAAAACGCTGATGGAAAGCAATACCCGTTATGCCCAAGGCGGTATAGCGGCTGTTATTGCTGAGGATGACTCCCCTGCCTACCACCGTCAGGATACTTTAATGGCCGGGGCGGGACTTTGCTCATCGGCCGCGGTGGATGTTCTGGTCAATGAAGGACCGGAGGGTGTACATGAGCTGATCCGGCTCGGCACGCTGTTTGACAAGGAGGACGGTGTGCTTGCCCTGACTAAGGAAGGCGCCCATAGCCACCGCCGTATTCTTCATGCCAATGGCGATGCGACTGGTTATGAGATTGTACGTGCTCTGGCAGAGCAGGTAGCAGAGCATAAGAATATTGAAGTGTGGGATGATCATTATGTCATAGATCTGATTACGGATGGCGGAGAATGTGTGGGTGCGCTGCTGCAGCGGCCAGGTGGCGGTCGCCTGTTTCTGCAGGGAGATGCCACGATTCTCTGCTCCGGCGGCGCAGGGCAGTTATACCGTTATACGACCAACCCCGAAGTAGCTACCGGAGATGGAGTGGCTATTGCCTACCGCGCCGGAGCCCATGTTCGTGATATGGAATTTATCCAGTTTCACCCGACCGCGCTCAGTTATCCCGGGGCACCCCGTTTCCTGATCTCCGAGGCTGTCCGGGGTGAAGGGGCCGTCTTGCGCAATATTAAGGGAGAGCGGTTCATGGACAGATATCATGAGCTGTTAGAGCTGGCTCCGCGTGATATCGTAGCCCGGGCTATCGTCAGTGAGATGGAGCTTACCAAATCAACTTTTGTATATCTGGATATTACCCATGAATCAGTGGATATGGTGAAGCACCGTTTTCCGACCATTTATGAGACTTGCATGGGATATGGACTGGATATTACAAGTGACTGGATTCCTGTGGCTCCGGCTGCGCATTATATGATGGGGGGCATCAAGACCGATCTGAATGGAGAGAGCAATATTTCCCGTTTGTTTGCCTGTGGGGAGGTCTCCTCGACTGGACTGCATGGTGCAAACCGGCTGGCCAGTAATTCATTGTCCGAGGCTATAGTGTTCGGGCGGCGGATTATAGAGCGGATACGTGAGCTGCAGCCGCTGCAGCGTGATCAGGTAGCGGTAAGCTGCAAGCTGGGGCGTGTGGAATCACCAACGCAGGCTATTGTGGAAAGACGGCTGAAGCTGCAGAAAGTCATGGTCCGTTATGCCGGTCTGCGGCGTAATGAGGATATGCTGCATAAAGGTCTTGAAGAGTTGAAGCGGCAGCTGCCGATCTTTAACTCTTGCTTAACTAAACGTGAAGAATACGAATTCGCCAATATGCTCACCTGCTGCCTGTTGATTACAGAATCGGCACTGGCACGTGAAGAAAGCCGTGGTGCGCATTACCGTGAGGATTATCCGAAACGTGATGACGCCCGCTGGCAGAGACATCTGCTGCAGATACGTGAGCTGGGACTAGTGGAGGAATTAAGTGATGATGTTTAATGGCTATAATGAAGAGCTGCTGCAATCCATCAAGGGCTGGCTGCATGAGGATGTTGGCTCTGGAGATATTACAACCCGTACAACGATTGCCACTGGCCATGAATCGAAAGGGATTATTCATGCTAAGGAAGATGGAATCATCTGCGGCATTCCTGTAGCGGAGCTGGTGTTTGAAGTGGTGGATCCTACGCTGATTTTTACTGCTTTTGTTAAAGAAGGGCAACGCGTTTCCAAGGGAACTGTGATCGCCGAAGTGGAAGGCAGCACGCATGCCATTCTGACAGGGGAGCGTCTGGCGCTTAATCTGATGCAGCGCTTATCAGGTGTGGCCTCGAGAACGGCTGCATTCGTGGAGGAACTGGACGGCTTGCCTACCCGGCTGGTCGATACGCGCAAAACCACCCCGGGCCACCGGATGCTGGAGAAATATGCAGTCCGGGTCGGTGGCGGAGCCAACCATCGTTATGGTTTATATGATGCCGTAATGATCAAAGATAACCATATCAAAGGAGCCGGCGGGATACGCCAGGCGGTCTCGCGTGCACGGGCAAACATCCCGCACACGATGACAATCGAGGTGGAGACGGAGAATCTGGAACAGGTGGAGGAAGCCCTGGCCGCAGGTGCCGATATTATCATGCTTGACAATATGTCCACCGATATGATGAAGCAGGCGGTGAAGAGAATCAAGACCAAAGCACCTCATGTCAAGACAGAGGCGTCCGGCAATGTCTCTCTGGAAACCGTGCGTGCCATTGCAGAATCCGGCGTAGAAGTGATCTCTGTAGGACGGCTGACCTATTCCTTCTCAAGTCTGGACATCAGTCTGGATCTCAATGCCAAGAAGGAGGGATCGCGCTCATGATGCTGGCTGTAGATATCGGCAATACCAATATTGTCCTGGGCGTGTACAAGCAGCGCGAGCTGCTGCATCATTTCCGGCTAAGCACGGCGCGCCAGTCCACGGTAGATGAGTATGGGGTGCTGATTCACAATTTATTTACGATGTCCGGCATCGCGGTCAATCAGGTGGAGGGAGTGATCATCTCTTCGGTGGTACCGCCCCTGGTCCAGACGATTGTCGACATGTGTGTCAAATATATCGGCAAGGACCCGCTGCTCGTTGGCCCCGGAATTAAGACAGGTCTTAACCTGCGTTATGAGAATCCGCGCGAAGTAGGGGCTGACCGTATTGTGAATGCGGTTGCCGCTATCGAGCAATACAAATGTCCGCTCGTCGTAGTTGATTTCGGCACAGCCACTACGTTTGATTGTATAGATTCAGGCTCCAATTATCTGGGTGGAGCGATTGTTCCCGGCTTAGGTATCTCTACAGAAGCATTATATCAGCGGGCTTCGAAGCTGCCGCGGATTGAGCTGGAGAAGCCGAAGAAGGTAATCGGCCGCAATACGGTGCATGCGATGCAGGCAGGGATTATTTTTGGCTATGCCGGTCAGGTGGAAGGAATCGTAAGACGGATTAAGGTGGAGATGAATGCGCCTAACCTGAAGGTAATTGCTACCGGCGGCCTTGCGCAGTTGATTGCCGGGGAGACTGACTGTATTGATGAAGTAAATCCTCTGCTGACACTGGAAGGATTGCGAATTATTTACGACCGCAACAAATAAAGATAAAGAAGCCTGGAGAGGCTGAAGGACAGGAGGAGTATGCACCCCATGGACAAAAAGAGAGATCGGCTTATACGCGGGACGGCACTGAATGGCAGAGTAAGAGCCTTTGCTGTCCGTACAACGAATTTAGTGGAAGAATTGCGGCGCAGACACGATACCTATCCTACGGCTACGGCTGCGCTTGGACGTACGCTCACCGCTGCGGCCATGATGGGCGCAATGCTGAAGGGTCAGGAGAAGCTGAGCATTCTGGTAAAAGGCGACGGCCCTATCGGGCAGATTACGGCAGAAGCCAATGCGTATGGGGAAGTACGCGGTTATGTGCGCAACCCGCATGTTCACCTGCCGAGCAACGCTCTGGGCAAGCTGGATGTGGCCGGAGCCGTGGGAACGGACGGCTTCATTGATATCATCAAGGATCTGGGCATGAAGGAGCCATACCGGGGCAGTATACCGATTGTTTCCGGTGAGCTGGGTGACGATTTCACCTATTACTTTGCCGTTTCCGAGCAGACACCAGCTGCGGTTGGACTGGGTGTGCTGGTAGATACGGATAATTCGGTTATTGTGGCTGGTGGATTCATTGTACAGCTGCTTCCGGGTCTTACCGATGCCGAGATTACCGAGATTGAGCAGACGGTAGGCTCCATGCCATCGGTAACCACGTTGCTCGATCAGGGACTGGAGCCTGAGGATATGCTGCGTTTTCTTTTGCCTGATGCGGTCGTCATGGATGAGCTGGATATTAACTTTGTGTGTCAATGCTCTCGTGAACGGATTGAGCAGACGTTGGTGAGCCTTGGAGCGCATGAGCTGGAGCGGTTGATTGAAGAGGATGAGCAGGCTGAAGTAGTCTGTCATTATTGCAATGAGGCGTATGTATTTGAAAAGGATGAGCTGCAGGTGATTCTGGACCAAGCGAAAGCTTGAGGCGGATGACAAGACAGGAGCGCGTTATGCGCAATGCCGTCGTTATTCTGGCTGTTGCGGCAGTAGTTCTTGGAGGTCTTTTGATCTGGAGCCTGCACGCAGTAATTGTACTGAAAGAACATGAAGCAGAACAGGAGCCGCAGGATGTGGCAACAGCTGCCGGGCAGCCAATATCCGAACATCAATGGGTAGATGAGCTTAAGAAAAAAAACGGAGAAGAAGTGCTGCTGGGCATGATCAACCACATCGTAGTTGGCAAAGAGGCAACCCTACTTGCCATCCACATTAGCGAGCACGATATCGACCAAGAGCTCAAACGTATAATTTCAGGATACGGCTCCGAAGAACAATATTACGTAGAGATGCGCCATGAGCTGGGCTTAACTCGTGAGGAAGTGCGGGTTGAGACATTGTACCGCATGACGCTCCGGGCAATAGCCACCGCAGGGATTACTATTAGCGAAGCCGAGATTGATCAGTACCTGGAGCAGAACGCTGAAAGGCTTACCCCAAGGAAGCAGCTTCAGCTCTCTATGATCACGGTGGCCTCCTATGAAGAGGCGCAACTGGTAATGGACCAGCTGGAGCAGGGCGAGGACTTCGCCGAACTTGCCAAGGAACTGTCGACCGATCAGGAGAGCGGCCGAAGGGGCGGAAGTCTGGGGCTGGTAGAAGAGGGCGATCCCTTCTGGCCAGAGGAGCTGCTTGACACTGCAGCCGGACTTGAGCCGGGGGATATTGCCGGTCCGCTGGAGAAGGATGAGGAATTTGCCGTGATCCGGCTGGAGGAAATGTTCACACCCGAGGCACCTGATCCGGCGGAGGTACGTGCTTTGGTGCGCCAGGAGCTGGCTCTGGAGCAGGCAGCCCCTCTCCAGCAGGTGGAAAGTGACTTGCGGGCCA
This window encodes:
- the ftsH gene encoding ATP-dependent zinc metalloprotease FtsH encodes the protein MNRFIRNSGFYLILFLVVVGIVQFVSNGNEAADFPRYDELRQELAKDNVKNLTVQFEDNAFKVTGEYRELTGDSKSKSFSTYIPPTDDALTQLVAASDANGIEYVQKKMEGNSIWLTFLSSIIPLVIMFILFFFLFNQSQGGGGKVMNFGKSKARLYNEEKKKISFEDVAGADEEKQELVEVVEFLKDPRKFAAVGARIPKGVLLVGPPGTGKTLLARAVAGEAGVPFFSISGSDFVEMFVGVGASRVRDLFENAKKNAPCIIFIDEIDAVGRQRGAGLGGGHDEREQTLNQLLVEMDGFGGNEGIIIVAATNRADILDPALLRPGRFDRQITVDRPDVKGREAVLAVHSRNKPLTKDVRLDVVAKRTTGFTGADLENLLNEAALLAARRNRKDISMREVDEAIDRVIVGTEKRSRVISDREKRIVAYHEAGHTIAGYFLEHADMVHKVTIIPRGRAGGYVIMLPKEDRMIVTKQELLDKVTGLLGGRVAEELFIGEIGTGAYSDFQQATRIVRAMIMEYGMSDKLGPMQFGTSQGQVFLGRDIGHEQNYSDSIAYEIDQEMQNFITASYERCKELLIKHSKEMHLIANTLLEKETLELEEISQLIEQGYLNEDGKPDEAGAEAVANEAGEPVIDSIGDVRVRIQGKDDDGKPELTKEIPNKPEPEADKEPGDNNNNGGGSLV
- the nadA gene encoding quinolinate synthase NadA codes for the protein MEALALERKQEQNRELRIRLEQLKKERNAIILAHYYQRDEIQEVADFRGDSFLLAQKAAETDAEVIVFCGVHFMGESAKILAPNKIVLIPDERAGCPMADMVNVEGLQRLKAQHPNAKVVTYINSSAEIKAETDICCTSANAVKVIESLDAEEIIWVPDKNLGQYVQDQTGKKLIIWEGYCNTHDMLTVKDVVEMRAKYPEAEFVVHPECRPEVVAMGDYVGSTTSILEYCRKSERKQFIVGTEDGTGYQLRKDSPEKEFHFATKFLVCPNMKVNNLKKLVKCLETMKPQIYVPPAVADKARTSLERMLQVR
- a CDS encoding peptidylprolyl isomerase; translated protein: MRNAVVILAVAAVVLGGLLIWSLHAVIVLKEHEAEQEPQDVATAAGQPISEHQWVDELKKKNGEEVLLGMINHIVVGKEATLLAIHISEHDIDQELKRIISGYGSEEQYYVEMRHELGLTREEVRVETLYRMTLRAIATAGITISEAEIDQYLEQNAERLTPRKQLQLSMITVASYEEAQLVMDQLEQGEDFAELAKELSTDQESGRRGGSLGLVEEGDPFWPEELLDTAAGLEPGDIAGPLEKDEEFAVIRLEEMFTPEAPDPAEVRALVRQELALEQAAPLQQVESDLRAKYDVSIDIDNRR
- the hslO gene encoding Hsp33 family molecular chaperone HslO, with translation MDKKRDRLIRGTALNGRVRAFAVRTTNLVEELRRRHDTYPTATAALGRTLTAAAMMGAMLKGQEKLSILVKGDGPIGQITAEANAYGEVRGYVRNPHVHLPSNALGKLDVAGAVGTDGFIDIIKDLGMKEPYRGSIPIVSGELGDDFTYYFAVSEQTPAAVGLGVLVDTDNSVIVAGGFIVQLLPGLTDAEITEIEQTVGSMPSVTTLLDQGLEPEDMLRFLLPDAVVMDELDINFVCQCSRERIEQTLVSLGAHELERLIEEDEQAEVVCHYCNEAYVFEKDELQVILDQAKA
- the nadB gene encoding L-aspartate oxidase, with product MIPQYLVDFDLGELPVVQTDCIVIGSGIAGLFAAIKASEDRRVIMITKKTLMESNTRYAQGGIAAVIAEDDSPAYHRQDTLMAGAGLCSSAAVDVLVNEGPEGVHELIRLGTLFDKEDGVLALTKEGAHSHRRILHANGDATGYEIVRALAEQVAEHKNIEVWDDHYVIDLITDGGECVGALLQRPGGGRLFLQGDATILCSGGAGQLYRYTTNPEVATGDGVAIAYRAGAHVRDMEFIQFHPTALSYPGAPRFLISEAVRGEGAVLRNIKGERFMDRYHELLELAPRDIVARAIVSEMELTKSTFVYLDITHESVDMVKHRFPTIYETCMGYGLDITSDWIPVAPAAHYMMGGIKTDLNGESNISRLFACGEVSSTGLHGANRLASNSLSEAIVFGRRIIERIRELQPLQRDQVAVSCKLGRVESPTQAIVERRLKLQKVMVRYAGLRRNEDMLHKGLEELKRQLPIFNSCLTKREEYEFANMLTCCLLITESALAREESRGAHYREDYPKRDDARWQRHLLQIRELGLVEELSDDV
- the nadC gene encoding carboxylating nicotinate-nucleotide diphosphorylase, whose protein sequence is MMFNGYNEELLQSIKGWLHEDVGSGDITTRTTIATGHESKGIIHAKEDGIICGIPVAELVFEVVDPTLIFTAFVKEGQRVSKGTVIAEVEGSTHAILTGERLALNLMQRLSGVASRTAAFVEELDGLPTRLVDTRKTTPGHRMLEKYAVRVGGGANHRYGLYDAVMIKDNHIKGAGGIRQAVSRARANIPHTMTIEVETENLEQVEEALAAGADIIMLDNMSTDMMKQAVKRIKTKAPHVKTEASGNVSLETVRAIAESGVEVISVGRLTYSFSSLDISLDLNAKKEGSRS
- a CDS encoding type III pantothenate kinase, encoding MMLAVDIGNTNIVLGVYKQRELLHHFRLSTARQSTVDEYGVLIHNLFTMSGIAVNQVEGVIISSVVPPLVQTIVDMCVKYIGKDPLLVGPGIKTGLNLRYENPREVGADRIVNAVAAIEQYKCPLVVVDFGTATTFDCIDSGSNYLGGAIVPGLGISTEALYQRASKLPRIELEKPKKVIGRNTVHAMQAGIIFGYAGQVEGIVRRIKVEMNAPNLKVIATGGLAQLIAGETDCIDEVNPLLTLEGLRIIYDRNK
- the hpt gene encoding hypoxanthine phosphoribosyltransferase, with amino-acid sequence MQNDIQEILISEEEIQQRIRELGAQLSTEYAGRTPLVICVLKGAFIFMADLVKVITVPVEMDFMAVSSYGASTKSSGVVKIIKDLDVPVDGRDVLIVEDIIDSGLTLSYLIELLQGRNASSIAVVTLFDKPAGRTVNLEAGYTGFVLPDEFVVGYGLDYAERYRNLPYVGVLKPEIYSN